The following proteins come from a genomic window of Nitrospirota bacterium:
- a CDS encoding efflux RND transporter periplasmic adaptor subunit, with the protein MNKKIAFLAVVGGIVLAVLFFSRDTWMKTTGQPGVPAGAVAGSQAAPETHVHGTGAGEPATEPQTEEEEPPEIEIPPEKQQLIGVRTIEVSRKPLEETIRTVGIVEYDERKLATVSTKFEGWIERLYVDYTGKYVKKGDPLAGIYSPELFSTQQEFLNLLRWSRQGREIQDKTVSDMLERDARTIVEAARQRLRLWDISEEQIRTIEQTGEPMRTLIIQSPVSGYVVQKTALMGMRVMPGERLFEIADLSTVWILSDIFEYELPLVRVGQVAKISLSYFPDREFSSKIEYIYPTIAGETKSAKVRFTVPNPGGRLKPQMFTNVAVKIPLGMRLSIPEDAIIDTGTKQVVYVDKGEGYFEPRVISTGIRAGGMAEVLKGLEAGEKVATSAAFLIDSEAKLKGVVQE; encoded by the coding sequence ATGAACAAGAAGATCGCTTTCCTTGCTGTTGTGGGAGGTATTGTTCTCGCTGTCCTGTTCTTTTCACGTGATACCTGGATGAAGACAACCGGACAGCCCGGGGTTCCTGCAGGCGCTGTTGCCGGCTCACAGGCTGCGCCGGAAACGCATGTGCACGGTACGGGAGCCGGAGAGCCGGCGACGGAACCTCAGACAGAGGAAGAAGAACCCCCGGAGATCGAGATACCCCCCGAGAAGCAGCAGCTTATCGGCGTCAGAACCATCGAGGTCTCCAGAAAGCCGCTCGAGGAAACCATACGCACTGTCGGCATCGTCGAGTACGATGAGAGAAAACTTGCAACGGTCAGCACGAAGTTCGAGGGCTGGATCGAAAGGCTTTATGTGGACTATACCGGAAAATATGTGAAAAAAGGAGATCCTCTTGCAGGGATCTACAGCCCCGAACTCTTCTCCACGCAACAGGAATTTCTCAATCTCCTCAGGTGGTCGCGGCAGGGAAGGGAAATACAGGACAAGACTGTGAGCGATATGCTTGAGAGGGATGCCCGGACAATCGTCGAAGCAGCCCGGCAGCGGCTCAGGCTGTGGGACATCTCTGAGGAGCAGATCCGCACAATAGAACAGACGGGGGAACCCATGAGAACACTCATCATCCAGAGCCCGGTAAGCGGATACGTTGTCCAGAAAACCGCACTCATGGGAATGCGTGTCATGCCGGGAGAAAGGCTGTTTGAGATCGCCGACCTTTCGACGGTATGGATACTTTCAGATATTTTTGAATATGAACTGCCGCTTGTCAGGGTGGGACAAGTCGCAAAAATCAGTCTGAGCTATTTCCCTGACAGGGAGTTTTCCTCGAAGATAGAGTATATCTATCCTACAATCGCGGGGGAGACCAAGTCCGCAAAGGTACGGTTCACGGTCCCGAATCCCGGGGGACGGCTCAAGCCACAGATGTTCACCAATGTAGCGGTAAAGATTCCTCTCGGCATGAGGCTTTCGATTCCCGAAGACGCGATCATTGATACAGGTACGAAGCAGGTCGTATATGTGGATAAGGGGGAAGGCTATTTCGAACCGCGCGTGATTTCCACCGGAATAAGGGCAGGTGGCATGGCAGAGGTTCTGAAGGGACTGGAGGCCGGTGAAAAGGTTGCCACGTCCGCTGCGTTCCTGATCGATTCGGAAGCAAAGCTGAAAGGTGTTGTCCAGGAATGA
- a CDS encoding protoglobin domain-containing protein has translation MLSVPYQKLHFFREKLGLDESDLRAIAPFREIFVRAKEAFADYLYDFFVHIPETGIFLTHYEVPGSLKKAWADWFEILFQGKLDDEFLSYLWKIGIRHVEVNLDQRFSNLGFSITRQFCERVILSGIPLEKMEGVSRAVGRLLDFCILIETDAYIEAHARCDMEIIKGVADRVRNKITTIGGNVRRLKKKDSPS, from the coding sequence ATGCTTTCTGTGCCATATCAGAAGCTGCATTTTTTCAGGGAGAAGCTCGGTCTGGACGAGAGCGACTTGCGGGCAATTGCACCGTTCAGGGAAATCTTTGTCCGTGCAAAAGAGGCCTTCGCTGATTACCTATACGATTTCTTTGTGCATATCCCTGAAACGGGAATATTTCTGACGCACTATGAAGTCCCCGGTTCTCTCAAGAAAGCATGGGCAGACTGGTTCGAAATCCTCTTTCAGGGCAAACTTGATGATGAATTCCTGAGCTATCTCTGGAAAATCGGCATACGGCATGTCGAAGTCAACCTTGACCAGAGGTTTTCGAACCTCGGGTTCTCGATAACCCGGCAGTTCTGCGAACGGGTCATCCTGTCCGGAATACCCCTTGAGAAGATGGAGGGAGTCTCCCGGGCCGTCGGCAGGCTCCTGGACTTCTGCATCCTGATCGAGACGGACGCATATATCGAAGCGCACGCGCGGTGCGATATGGAAATCATTAAGGGCGTTGCCGACCGTGTGAGGAACAAGATTACGACCATCGGAGGGAATGTCCGGCGGCTGAAAAAAAAAGATTCACCCTCATGA
- a CDS encoding PilZ domain-containing protein: MDKRRHRRDFTTTIAEYSFTHQHHGDVFDGIIVNISESGLCLLTTTFLSQGQEIIIRNGALVASRKANVRWAERYRDAYYRAGLEFSR; the protein is encoded by the coding sequence ATGGATAAAAGAAGACACAGGCGCGATTTTACCACTACGATAGCGGAATACTCCTTCACGCATCAGCATCACGGGGATGTCTTTGACGGTATCATCGTCAATATCAGCGAATCCGGGTTATGTCTTCTTACCACGACCTTCCTCTCTCAGGGACAGGAAATAATCATCAGAAACGGCGCCCTTGTAGCATCGCGGAAGGCAAACGTGCGATGGGCCGAAAGATACAGGGATGCCTATTACAGGGCAGGACTGGAGTTCTCCCGGTAG
- a CDS encoding PilZ domain-containing protein: MDKRRHQRFIKRLTARFVIRNETFTGISSDISENGIFIRTTRGCPVNTPVDIMLLMPDNRVSVLKGIVRRTTRTPIASMKNGMGIEIMEKDTLFMNLVQSLNTASALSAAGTPPEPGMPMSPEAGDHSRKATDTERRRHRRVAVGHLQISGEIPNARKIDILNICPDGLSAKADMRLNIGNNYLLKIAYKEKELSVRASVIWSLIVDLRKDHTDNIVPVYSAGMQFNGVSVEQMQELIKLIEDQEEAGRSRSAMPFPHDEFIDLNEHFSELFEEFAR, from the coding sequence GTGGACAAAAGAAGGCATCAGAGGTTCATCAAAAGGCTTACGGCGAGGTTCGTGATCAGGAATGAAACCTTTACCGGAATTTCGAGCGATATTTCAGAAAATGGTATTTTTATCCGGACGACGCGCGGTTGTCCTGTCAACACCCCGGTTGATATCATGCTGTTGATGCCGGACAACCGTGTCTCCGTGCTCAAGGGCATTGTCAGAAGGACAACGCGTACGCCGATTGCATCGATGAAAAACGGAATGGGTATCGAGATCATGGAGAAAGACACGCTATTCATGAATCTCGTGCAATCACTTAACACCGCATCAGCACTGAGCGCAGCCGGCACTCCTCCGGAGCCGGGAATGCCAATGTCCCCTGAGGCAGGGGATCACAGCCGGAAGGCAACAGACACGGAGAGAAGGCGGCACAGAAGGGTAGCGGTCGGGCATTTGCAGATCAGCGGGGAAATCCCGAATGCCCGGAAGATTGACATTCTCAATATCTGTCCGGACGGCCTTTCTGCAAAAGCAGACATGAGGCTGAATATCGGGAATAACTATCTTCTTAAAATAGCGTACAAGGAAAAAGAGTTATCAGTGAGGGCATCGGTTATATGGTCTCTTATCGTTGACCTGAGGAAAGACCACACTGACAACATTGTCCCGGTGTATTCTGCAGGCATGCAGTTCAATGGGGTGTCCGTTGAGCAAATGCAGGAGCTGATAAAGCTTATCGAAGACCAGGAAGAGGCAGGCAGATCACGGAGTGCCATGCCTTTCCCGCACGATGAATTTATTGATTTGAACGAACATTTCAGTGAACTCTTCGAGGAGTTTGCCAGGTGA
- a CDS encoding response regulator transcription factor: MPDERILIVEDEKKISDIVLSYLEREGFRATVADTGASAISRIKDGYDLVILDLMLPDMDGEEICASIREMSDVPIIMLTAKSTEDDRVKGLGIGADDYVVKPFSPKELVARVKAHLRRSAGTQTRMLSFNNGALTIDVASREVRKQHIPVPLTNTEFKILLSIAEKPQVVFNRLQLITIVQGFDFEGFDRVVDAHIKNIRQKLEDNPRRPLFIRTIYGSGYKFIGIPDAQP, translated from the coding sequence GTGCCGGATGAGAGAATCCTGATCGTTGAGGACGAAAAAAAGATTTCCGATATTGTGCTTTCGTATCTTGAGCGGGAGGGGTTTCGTGCAACAGTCGCTGATACGGGAGCGTCTGCGATCAGCAGGATTAAGGATGGATACGACCTGGTGATTCTCGATCTCATGCTTCCCGATATGGATGGCGAGGAGATCTGCGCCTCGATACGGGAAATGTCCGATGTCCCCATTATCATGCTCACCGCAAAGAGTACAGAGGACGACAGGGTAAAGGGACTCGGCATCGGTGCGGATGACTATGTAGTAAAACCGTTCAGTCCGAAAGAACTGGTAGCGAGGGTTAAGGCGCATCTGAGAAGGTCTGCGGGTACCCAGACCAGGATGCTTTCATTCAATAACGGCGCGCTTACCATCGATGTTGCGTCACGGGAAGTGAGAAAGCAGCACATTCCGGTGCCGCTGACGAATACCGAATTCAAAATACTTCTCAGTATCGCCGAGAAACCGCAGGTAGTGTTCAACAGGCTTCAGCTCATCACTATTGTCCAGGGATTTGACTTTGAAGGATTCGACCGTGTGGTGGACGCACATATAAAAAACATACGGCAGAAGTTAGAGGATAATCCCCGCAGGCCCCTCTTCATCAGGACCATTTACGGAAGCGGATACAAGTTCATCGGCATCCCTGATGCACAACCATGA
- a CDS encoding ATP-binding protein, whose protein sequence is MVADTKTFIEMSRRAMHLEPILLEELIQKTVGRLNMKKSAGDIRIDTALEKTAPFILGDPADMDALFFHLLQNSLEAVDPANPHIRISSATNPLLPNRMQIEIFNTGIPITLADPEKLFSPFYSTKYFGSGFGLAIAHLAVKRNYGRLDIQPVLGKGTKVLMTLPSPGQND, encoded by the coding sequence ATGGTCGCGGATACAAAGACGTTCATCGAAATGTCCCGGAGGGCAATGCACCTTGAACCGATTCTGCTTGAAGAACTCATCCAGAAGACTGTGGGACGCCTCAACATGAAAAAAAGCGCCGGGGATATCAGGATCGACACTGCACTTGAGAAAACCGCTCCTTTCATTCTTGGTGATCCCGCGGATATGGACGCCCTGTTTTTTCATCTTCTGCAGAACAGCCTCGAAGCGGTCGATCCGGCCAACCCGCATATAAGAATCTCATCTGCAACAAATCCCCTCCTTCCCAACCGCATGCAGATCGAGATATTCAATACCGGTATCCCGATAACACTCGCAGATCCGGAAAAGCTCTTTTCCCCTTTCTATTCGACCAAGTATTTTGGAAGCGGGTTCGGGCTCGCAATTGCACACCTCGCAGTCAAGAGAAATTACGGCAGACTCGATATCCAGCCTGTCCTCGGAAAAGGGACAAAAGTCCTCATGACGCTTCCTTCTCCCGGGCAGAACGACTAG
- a CDS encoding TolC family protein has translation MRVRALRGSAMAAGNMRVSHALIPLLILLSVILCAPRTLSAGEVRLDDLLREALEHSPQILSAEAHAAAAYYRIPQSASLPDPMFMLGYQNEGFERYMYGKSPDAQWMFSLSQMFPFPGKLPLRETMTTRESEALRASSGSIRLKTIARIKELFFQLFLAYKLTDLVEEKSTLFLRIEEAAVSRYATGMGSQQEVLMAQTEKFMLLEREEMLHQKIQALEAMLNRETGRTTGLPLGRPSEPSLTEFVFSIEELLAMAQEKSPDIRMRERMVAAAETKVLIAEKEYYPDFTLTANLSERRHLDDMWSLTTAVSIPVFYRTKQKQAVHESEAFLAEARSALDSMKLEISSEIRDNHSMLKTAQKLMDLYRNGLLPKAYQDFELALAGYRTGKTDTLTVISRLKSVIDFETSYWEQFIGRERAIARLEALAGITDIPELSASRKE, from the coding sequence ATGCGTGTTAGGGCGCTGCGTGGTTCAGCAATGGCTGCCGGAAACATGCGGGTTTCCCATGCCCTGATACCCCTGCTCATTCTGCTTAGTGTTATCCTCTGCGCTCCCCGGACTCTCTCTGCCGGGGAGGTGAGGCTGGATGACCTATTGCGGGAGGCGCTGGAACACAGCCCTCAGATACTTTCTGCGGAGGCTCATGCCGCGGCCGCGTACTACAGGATACCGCAGTCCGCAAGCCTTCCTGACCCGATGTTCATGCTCGGTTATCAGAACGAAGGGTTCGAACGATACATGTACGGCAAATCACCGGATGCACAGTGGATGTTCTCACTTTCGCAGATGTTCCCGTTTCCCGGAAAACTGCCGCTCAGGGAGACCATGACCACAAGGGAGTCAGAGGCGCTGCGCGCGTCGAGCGGTTCAATCAGGCTGAAGACGATTGCGCGGATAAAGGAACTGTTTTTCCAGCTGTTTCTTGCGTATAAACTGACAGACCTGGTAGAAGAGAAAAGCACCCTGTTTTTGCGGATTGAGGAAGCTGCGGTTTCCCGGTATGCGACCGGGATGGGGTCCCAGCAGGAGGTGCTGATGGCGCAGACGGAGAAATTCATGCTTCTTGAACGGGAAGAGATGCTGCATCAGAAGATACAGGCGCTCGAGGCGATGCTGAACAGGGAAACAGGCCGGACGACCGGCCTCCCACTCGGAAGGCCTTCGGAACCGTCTCTGACAGAATTCGTGTTCAGCATTGAAGAGCTTCTTGCCATGGCGCAGGAAAAATCTCCCGATATACGGATGAGAGAAAGAATGGTTGCCGCTGCAGAGACAAAAGTGCTGATCGCAGAAAAGGAGTACTATCCGGATTTCACCCTGACCGCAAACCTGTCCGAACGAAGACATCTTGATGATATGTGGAGCCTGACCACTGCGGTCAGCATCCCGGTATTCTACCGGACGAAACAGAAACAGGCGGTGCATGAATCAGAGGCTTTCCTTGCGGAGGCAAGGAGCGCGCTGGACTCCATGAAGCTGGAAATATCCTCGGAGATCAGGGACAATCACTCCATGCTGAAGACAGCGCAAAAGCTCATGGATCTGTACCGGAACGGCCTGCTCCCGAAAGCCTATCAGGATTTCGAGCTTGCACTTGCCGGGTACCGTACAGGGAAAACCGATACCCTCACCGTTATTTCAAGACTGAAGTCCGTGATCGACTTCGAAACATCCTACTGGGAACAGTTCATCGGCAGGGAAAGGGCAATCGCACGGCTTGAGGCACTGGCAGGAATTACCGATATTCCGGAGCTTTCAGCGTCGCGCAAGGAGTAG
- a CDS encoding FixH family protein, which produces MKRLILCAIIFLLIGSIAYAKGMEINKKTGGYDVRVYLEKDPPVIGDNQITVTIKDAAGKVVTDAKVRVDYSMPAMPGMPPMNYKTDAAVQGNEYRATMKLSMSGPWNIAVKITRGSKRATVKFNIDVR; this is translated from the coding sequence ATGAAACGTTTGATTTTGTGCGCTATCATTTTTTTGCTCATCGGAAGCATTGCCTATGCAAAAGGCATGGAGATCAACAAGAAAACAGGAGGCTATGATGTCAGGGTGTATCTCGAGAAAGATCCTCCGGTTATCGGTGACAACCAGATAACCGTAACGATCAAAGATGCAGCCGGCAAAGTAGTGACCGATGCAAAGGTCCGCGTTGATTACTCGATGCCCGCGATGCCGGGAATGCCGCCGATGAACTATAAGACCGATGCAGCAGTACAGGGCAATGAATACCGTGCGACCATGAAACTTTCGATGTCCGGACCATGGAACATTGCGGTGAAGATTACCCGCGGCAGCAAGAGAGCAACGGTGAAGTTCAATATTGATGTGCGCTAA
- a CDS encoding HAMP domain-containing sensor histidine kinase, with product MKTKIFSAFLLIIFTALISNFIFEWLIIRDFENYVSKVTEDQVYWIKTSAESSYDGHWNHAMLSETIHWAMMMGLDAKVLDSSGREIIASHHIIDSLHDIMKHRMEELFHIHRTNEPFREKPLYQDEKVIGVLAWRPFQKQELAEKEAVFKRRTQYFLVISFLIAGVGALVIAVYLSRYLSHPVTELRGVAEKIARGDFGARTAVRSKDEVGRLAEVFNTMAESLDREEKIRQKLMSNIAHELRTPLTIMKTQVEAMADGVVEDKAKGLDTVAGEIEKLTKLVEGIEDITSAEASFFRRAQEIEINLKEFLHGIADELLPVFREKSLFLQIVDAEAVHVTTDPEKLERIVRNILSNALKFTGEGGVTIRYGVRGVKRYISIKDTGRGIPEKELPRIFTRFYKSEQPGTRGLGLGLAIVKELADIMGGEITVASRVNEGAEFTVFLPG from the coding sequence ATGAAGACGAAGATCTTTTCGGCATTTCTCCTCATCATCTTCACCGCGCTGATTTCGAACTTCATTTTCGAATGGCTCATCATCAGGGATTTTGAAAATTATGTCAGCAAGGTGACCGAAGACCAGGTTTACTGGATCAAGACATCTGCTGAAAGCAGCTATGACGGTCATTGGAATCACGCCATGCTGTCCGAGACGATCCACTGGGCAATGATGATGGGTTTGGATGCAAAGGTTCTTGACAGTTCGGGCAGGGAGATCATCGCGTCCCACCACATTATCGATTCGCTCCACGATATCATGAAACACCGTATGGAGGAGCTTTTTCATATCCACAGGACAAATGAACCGTTCAGGGAAAAGCCGCTGTATCAGGATGAAAAAGTAATCGGAGTGCTTGCATGGAGACCGTTTCAGAAGCAGGAGCTGGCGGAAAAGGAAGCGGTGTTCAAACGGAGAACGCAATATTTCCTCGTCATTTCTTTTCTGATCGCAGGGGTCGGTGCCCTGGTTATCGCGGTGTACCTCAGCAGGTATCTGTCACACCCGGTTACAGAACTGAGGGGAGTTGCAGAGAAAATAGCGCGGGGAGATTTCGGGGCAAGGACCGCGGTCAGATCAAAGGACGAAGTCGGAAGACTTGCGGAGGTTTTCAATACCATGGCTGAGTCACTCGACCGTGAGGAGAAGATACGGCAAAAGCTGATGTCCAATATTGCGCATGAACTGAGGACCCCGCTCACGATCATGAAAACCCAGGTTGAGGCGATGGCAGACGGAGTCGTGGAAGACAAGGCAAAGGGGCTTGATACTGTTGCCGGTGAAATTGAAAAACTGACGAAGCTTGTGGAAGGAATCGAGGACATCACCTCTGCCGAGGCGAGTTTCTTCAGGAGGGCACAGGAGATAGAGATCAATCTGAAAGAATTCCTTCACGGAATTGCAGATGAGCTGCTGCCTGTGTTCCGGGAGAAGAGCCTTTTTCTCCAGATCGTGGACGCCGAAGCGGTGCATGTCACAACCGACCCCGAGAAACTTGAGAGGATAGTCAGGAACATTCTCTCAAATGCGCTCAAGTTTACCGGAGAGGGTGGAGTAACAATCAGGTATGGCGTGCGCGGGGTCAAACGGTATATTTCGATAAAGGATACGGGCAGAGGGATACCGGAGAAGGAACTGCCGCGCATCTTCACCCGTTTTTACAAGTCCGAGCAACCGGGGACCCGTGGGCTTGGACTGGGTCTTGCCATCGTAAAAGAGCTGGCCGATATCATGGGAGGGGAGATCACCGTTGCCAGCAGGGTGAATGAGGGCGCGGAATTCACGGTCTTTTTACCAGGGTAA
- a CDS encoding pentapeptide repeat-containing protein — translation MEKLSRQQVIELSKTKGNASGYDLSGVNLSKLDLIAMRFKGSVLKGANLSGVNASMSDFDDTDMSGSNLSSANFIGARFSRANLEKSDLTFSSFLGADFSGANLKDADFTNSRISSANFEKADLSGANIQMTEAVLARMVHAVIRNTNARASSMIGADLSHADLRGAMLHGTDMNGATLVSADLREASLLETALIAADLSNADLRQATLRGADMTRAKREGMKSDS, via the coding sequence ATGGAAAAACTTTCCAGGCAGCAGGTAATAGAGTTGTCGAAAACAAAGGGCAATGCTTCGGGATATGATCTGTCAGGGGTCAACCTGAGCAAGCTTGACCTGATCGCCATGCGGTTTAAGGGATCAGTCCTGAAGGGTGCGAACCTGAGCGGGGTAAATGCGAGCATGTCGGATTTTGATGATACGGATATGTCCGGCAGCAATCTGAGCAGTGCGAATTTCATCGGTGCACGCTTCAGCAGGGCAAATCTGGAGAAGTCTGACCTCACCTTCTCCTCATTCCTCGGAGCTGATTTTTCAGGAGCGAACCTGAAGGACGCGGACTTTACCAATTCAAGAATCTCATCCGCAAACTTTGAAAAGGCGGACCTTTCAGGGGCGAATATCCAGATGACGGAAGCGGTGCTGGCAAGGATGGTGCATGCCGTGATCCGGAACACGAATGCCCGCGCTTCAAGCATGATAGGCGCTGACCTTTCCCATGCGGACCTGCGCGGGGCAATGCTGCACGGTACAGACATGAATGGCGCGACTCTTGTCTCGGCTGACCTGAGAGAAGCAAGTCTTCTGGAAACTGCGCTCATCGCTGCCGACCTGTCGAATGCGGATCTGAGACAGGCAACACTCAGGGGAGCGGACATGACAAGGGCAAAACGCGAAGGAATGAAATCAGATTCCTGA